In a single window of the Streptomyces sp. NBC_00353 genome:
- a CDS encoding metallophosphoesterase produces the protein MVFVLAAVAVLALLAGVHRYVWRRFVGDTTAPGSALRRAGTVAVWLLPLLSIGALVSGRAGAPFWLQQTLAWPGYLWLAALLYLTPALLVGEAVRPVLRWVLARRATDGSAAGRTGAAVGSDAADMGSSPAEAPASGTPAAPATLVVEAPAPPSAATHPSRRLFVARAVGGAAAVAGLGTVGYGTFGVLRGPRVKRVTVPLAKLPRSAHGFRIAVVSDIHLGPILGRAHTQRIVDTINRTQPDLIAVVGDLIDGTVADLGPAAEPLAGLTARHGAFFVTGNHEYFSGAAQWIDHVRELGLHPLENARVEMDGFDLAGVNDIAGESEGQGPDFERALGDRDRTRASVLLAHQPVVIDDAVAHGVDLQLSGHTHGGQLWPGNYLAELANPTVAGLERYGDTQLYVSRGAGAWGPPVRVGAPSDITVVQLASRQA, from the coding sequence CTGGTCTTCGTTCTGGCGGCGGTCGCGGTCCTCGCGCTGCTGGCCGGCGTGCACCGCTATGTGTGGCGTCGTTTTGTCGGCGACACGACGGCGCCGGGCAGCGCGCTGCGCCGGGCGGGCACCGTGGCGGTCTGGCTGCTGCCGCTGCTGAGCATCGGCGCTCTGGTCTCCGGGCGTGCGGGCGCGCCGTTCTGGCTGCAGCAGACGCTGGCCTGGCCGGGCTATCTCTGGCTGGCGGCGCTCCTGTATCTGACGCCGGCTCTGCTGGTGGGCGAGGCGGTGCGGCCGGTTCTGCGGTGGGTGCTCGCGCGCCGCGCGACGGATGGCAGTGCGGCCGGCAGGACCGGTGCCGCTGTCGGCAGCGATGCGGCTGATATGGGCTCATCTCCGGCTGAAGCGCCCGCGAGTGGGACCCCTGCGGCCCCGGCCACCCTGGTCGTCGAAGCCCCCGCCCCGCCGTCGGCGGCCACCCACCCGTCCCGTCGCCTGTTCGTGGCGCGGGCCGTAGGGGGCGCTGCCGCCGTCGCCGGTCTCGGTACCGTCGGATACGGCACGTTCGGCGTGCTCCGCGGCCCGCGCGTCAAGCGGGTCACCGTCCCGCTCGCCAAACTGCCCCGGTCAGCGCACGGCTTCCGGATCGCCGTCGTCAGCGACATCCATCTCGGCCCCATCCTGGGCCGCGCCCACACCCAGCGGATCGTCGACACGATCAACCGGACCCAGCCCGATCTGATCGCTGTCGTCGGCGATCTCATCGACGGAACCGTCGCCGACCTCGGACCGGCTGCCGAACCGCTGGCGGGCCTGACTGCCCGTCATGGGGCGTTCTTCGTCACCGGAAATCACGAGTACTTCTCCGGTGCGGCCCAATGGATTGATCACGTAAGGGAATTGGGGCTTCACCCACTGGAGAACGCACGGGTCGAGATGGACGGCTTCGATCTGGCCGGGGTCAACGACATTGCCGGGGAGAGCGAGGGGCAGGGCCCCGATTTCGAGCGCGCCCTCGGTGACCGGGACCGTACCCGCGCCTCCGTCCTCCTCGCCCACCAGCCCGTCGTCATCGACGACGCGGTCGCGCACGGGGTGGACCTCCAGCTCTCCGGCCACACCCACGGCGGCCAGCTCTGGCCGGGCAACTACCTCGCCGAACTGGCCAACCCGACGGTTGCCGGGCTCGAACGCTACGGCGACACCCAGTTGTACGTCTCGCGGGGCGCGGGCGCCTGGGGTCCGCCGGTGCGGGTCGGCGCCCCCTCCGACATCACCGTCGTGCAGCTCGCTTCCCGACAGGCGTAG
- a CDS encoding SCO4848 family membrane protein produces the protein MKLTRPVSWFLLAFGVWSWCIWVTFAKNLWKDGSGLAFDDAGDPTAYFWVHLLLAITSFLLGTAVGVIGLRGLRALRRERA, from the coding sequence ATGAAGCTCACCCGTCCCGTCTCCTGGTTCCTGCTCGCCTTCGGGGTGTGGAGCTGGTGCATTTGGGTCACTTTCGCCAAAAATCTATGGAAAGACGGCAGTGGACTTGCCTTCGACGACGCGGGTGACCCGACTGCGTACTTCTGGGTGCATCTGCTGCTCGCCATCACGTCCTTTCTTCTGGGGACGGCGGTCGGCGTGATCGGGTTGCGCGGACTCAGGGCTCTGCGCCGCGAACGTGCATAA
- a CDS encoding D-alanyl-D-alanine carboxypeptidase family protein, with product MPALKKTALTVTSAVLLSTFVVGPASAVGKDTTDDPKPTAPMSKVGGSRLGLVGTQVELGPDAPVLPKDLTGRSWIVADAESGEVLASHNSHWRLPPASTLKMLFADTVMDAPELQPKTLKHKVTNKDLADVGEGSSLVGVKERLTYTVHDLWLGVFLRSGNDAVHVLSSMYGGVPRTVTAMQEHAEELQALDTHVVSPDGYDAPGQVSSAYDLTLFARSGLQKEDFREYCSTATAEFPGEKKAGKKREAFQIQNTNRLLTGDVGVEPYKGIAGVKNGYTTHAGNTFTGVAERNGKVLLVTVMNPKSDERHAVYKEAASLLDWGFDAAGKVTPVGELVPPKSAQTGTGKGMESGGGQGTAGANGAANKGKHGSGTTKAAAAGAGSSGVGIALGIVGGVLALLAGGVFLVNRRWPLPDLVRRLPRR from the coding sequence GTGCCTGCTCTGAAAAAGACCGCGCTGACGGTCACCTCTGCCGTCCTGCTGTCCACCTTTGTCGTCGGCCCCGCGTCAGCGGTCGGCAAGGACACCACAGACGACCCGAAGCCGACCGCCCCGATGTCGAAGGTCGGCGGCAGCCGGCTCGGTCTCGTCGGCACCCAGGTCGAACTGGGGCCGGACGCCCCGGTGCTGCCGAAGGACCTCACCGGACGGTCCTGGATCGTCGCGGACGCGGAGAGCGGCGAGGTGCTCGCCTCGCACAACTCGCACTGGCGGCTGCCCCCGGCTTCCACGCTGAAGATGCTGTTCGCGGACACGGTCATGGACGCGCCCGAGCTCCAGCCGAAGACCCTGAAGCACAAGGTGACGAACAAGGATCTCGCCGACGTCGGTGAGGGCAGCAGCCTGGTCGGCGTCAAGGAGCGCCTGACGTACACGGTCCACGACCTGTGGCTCGGCGTCTTCCTGCGCTCCGGCAACGACGCGGTGCATGTGCTGTCCTCGATGTACGGCGGCGTCCCCAGGACCGTCACCGCCATGCAGGAGCACGCCGAGGAGTTGCAGGCCCTCGACACGCACGTCGTGTCGCCCGACGGCTACGACGCCCCGGGCCAGGTCTCCAGCGCGTACGACCTCACGCTGTTCGCCCGCAGCGGACTGCAGAAGGAGGACTTCCGCGAGTACTGCTCGACTGCCACGGCCGAATTCCCCGGCGAGAAGAAGGCCGGCAAGAAGCGCGAGGCCTTCCAGATCCAGAACACCAACCGGCTGCTCACCGGCGACGTCGGCGTCGAGCCGTACAAGGGCATCGCGGGCGTCAAGAACGGCTACACCACGCACGCGGGCAACACCTTCACCGGCGTCGCCGAGCGCAACGGCAAGGTGCTGCTCGTCACCGTCATGAACCCGAAGTCCGACGAGAGGCACGCCGTCTACAAGGAGGCCGCGAGCCTGCTCGACTGGGGCTTCGACGCGGCCGGCAAGGTGACCCCGGTCGGCGAACTGGTCCCCCCGAAGTCCGCGCAGACCGGAACCGGCAAGGGCATGGAATCGGGCGGCGGACAGGGCACGGCGGGCGCCAACGGCGCGGCGAACAAGGGCAAGCACGGTTCGGGCACCACCAAGGCGGCCGCGGCCGGTGCGGGCTCCAGCGGGGTCGGGATCGCGCTCGGGATCGTCGGCGGGGTCCTGGCGCTGCTGGCCGGCGGGGTGTTCCTGGTCAACCGGCGCTGGCCGCTGCCGGACCTGGTGCGCCGCCTTCCTCGCCGCTGA
- a CDS encoding YihY/virulence factor BrkB family protein, with protein MDWLKKFPVIGPLVSWLMTTHAWRSYERLDRVHWTRLAAAITFISFLALFPLIAVAAAIGAAMLSTEQLNKIEDKVAEQVPGISDQLGIAGLVAHAGTVGLVAGVLLLFTGVGWIGAMRDCLRAVWEMDDVDQGNPVVRKLKDAGLLVGLGGAALVTLAASTAGSTAVGWTARLVGISDRGAGGVLLQTAALLVAALADFLLLLYLLTLLPGVKPPHRRLVTAAVIGAIGFELLKLLLGSYMKGVASKSMYGAFGVPIALLLWINFTAKLLLFCAAWTATPSRRQTKEGAADVSGEEGGAPGPAAASAG; from the coding sequence ATGGACTGGCTGAAGAAATTCCCCGTCATCGGGCCACTGGTCTCCTGGCTGATGACGACGCACGCCTGGCGCTCGTACGAAAGGCTCGACCGGGTCCACTGGACCAGGCTCGCCGCTGCGATCACCTTCATCAGCTTCCTGGCGCTCTTCCCGCTGATCGCGGTCGCCGCGGCGATCGGCGCCGCGATGCTCTCCACCGAGCAGCTGAACAAGATCGAGGACAAGGTCGCCGAGCAGGTGCCCGGCATCTCCGACCAGCTCGGCATCGCCGGTCTGGTGGCCCACGCGGGGACGGTCGGGCTGGTCGCCGGTGTGCTGCTGCTCTTCACCGGTGTCGGCTGGATCGGTGCGATGCGCGACTGTCTGCGCGCGGTCTGGGAGATGGACGACGTGGACCAGGGCAATCCGGTCGTCCGTAAGCTCAAGGACGCCGGACTGCTGGTCGGCCTCGGCGGAGCGGCGCTCGTCACCCTCGCCGCCTCCACGGCCGGCTCCACCGCGGTCGGCTGGACCGCCCGGCTGGTGGGCATCTCCGACCGCGGGGCCGGCGGGGTGCTGCTGCAGACCGCCGCCCTGCTGGTGGCGGCCCTGGCCGACTTCCTGCTGCTGCTCTATCTGCTGACGCTGCTGCCCGGCGTCAAGCCGCCGCACCGCAGGCTGGTGACCGCCGCGGTGATCGGCGCGATCGGCTTCGAACTCCTCAAGCTGCTGCTCGGCAGCTATATGAAGGGCGTCGCGTCGAAGAGCATGTACGGCGCCTTCGGCGTACCGATCGCCCTCCTGCTGTGGATCAACTTCACCGCGAAACTGCTGCTGTTCTGCGCCGCCTGGACGGCGACGCCGAGCAGGCGGCAGACGAAGGAGGGCGCCGCGGACGTCAGCGGCGAGGAAGGCGGCGCACCAGGTCCGGCAGCGGCCAGCGCCGGTTGA
- a CDS encoding FAD-binding oxidoreductase → MSVDTVSLTGWGRTAPTTALRFRPRTYEEAAVAVRGCGPRGSIARGLGRAYGDAAQNAGGSVLDMTALNRIRTIDAAAGLVVCDAGVSLHRLMEVLLPLGWFVPVTPGTRYVTVGGAIGADIHGRNQHVSGSFSRHVRAMELLTADGTIRTVRPGTDLFDATAGGLGLTGVILSATLQFHPVATSLMSVDTERAVDLDDLMARLTASDHRYRYSAAWIDLLARGRATGRSVLTRGEHAPLHVLPARDRRGPLMFRPGRLPAAPAFVPDRLLGRTSVALFNELWYRRAPKFRTGELQKLSTYFHLLDAVPHWNRVHGRGGFVRYQFVVGLGQEEALCRIVRRISQRRCPSFLAVLKRFGDGDPGWLSFPMPGWTLALDLPAALPGLARFLDKLDEEVAAAGGRVCLAKDSRLRPETLAAMYPRLPEFLALRAELDPNGAFRSDLSRRLAL, encoded by the coding sequence ATGTCCGTCGACACCGTGTCCCTGACCGGCTGGGGCCGCACCGCCCCGACGACCGCACTGCGGTTCCGCCCCCGTACGTACGAGGAGGCGGCTGTCGCGGTACGCGGCTGCGGACCCCGTGGTTCCATCGCCCGCGGCCTCGGCCGGGCCTACGGCGACGCGGCGCAGAACGCGGGCGGCTCCGTACTCGACATGACCGCGCTGAACCGGATCCGTACCATCGACGCCGCAGCCGGCCTGGTGGTGTGCGACGCGGGCGTGAGCCTGCACCGGCTGATGGAAGTGCTGCTGCCGCTCGGCTGGTTCGTGCCGGTGACCCCGGGGACCCGTTACGTCACGGTGGGCGGCGCGATCGGCGCAGACATCCACGGCAGGAACCAGCACGTCTCCGGCTCCTTCTCCCGACACGTACGGGCCATGGAACTGCTCACCGCCGACGGCACGATCCGTACGGTCCGACCCGGCACCGACCTCTTCGACGCGACCGCGGGAGGCCTGGGACTGACCGGGGTGATCCTGTCGGCCACGCTCCAGTTCCACCCCGTCGCGACGTCGCTCATGTCGGTCGACACCGAACGGGCCGTCGATCTGGACGACTTGATGGCCCGGCTCACCGCCTCCGACCACCGCTACCGCTACTCGGCCGCCTGGATCGACCTCCTCGCCCGCGGCCGGGCGACCGGGCGCTCCGTACTCACCCGCGGGGAGCACGCACCCCTGCATGTGCTCCCGGCGCGCGACCGGCGCGGACCGCTCATGTTCCGCCCCGGCCGGCTGCCCGCGGCGCCTGCGTTCGTACCGGACAGGCTGCTCGGCCGTACCTCCGTCGCCTTGTTCAACGAGCTCTGGTACCGCAGAGCCCCCAAGTTCCGCACCGGTGAACTCCAGAAGCTGTCCACGTACTTCCACCTGCTGGACGCCGTACCGCACTGGAACCGGGTCCACGGCCGCGGCGGCTTCGTGCGGTACCAGTTCGTCGTCGGACTCGGACAGGAGGAGGCGCTGTGCCGCATCGTCCGGCGGATCTCGCAGCGCCGCTGCCCGTCGTTCCTCGCCGTGCTCAAGCGGTTCGGGGACGGTGATCCGGGCTGGCTGTCCTTCCCGATGCCGGGCTGGACGCTCGCCCTCGATCTGCCTGCCGCCCTGCCGGGCCTGGCCCGCTTCCTCGACAAGCTGGACGAGGAGGTGGCAGCGGCGGGCGGCCGCGTCTGCCTGGCAAAGGACTCCAGGCTGCGCCCCGAGACGCTGGCCGCCATGTATCCGCGACTGCCCGAATTTCTGGCGCTGCGCGCCGAATTGGACCCGAACGGGGCGTTCCGCTCAGACCTCTCCCGCCGCCTCGCGCTCTGA
- a CDS encoding decaprenylphospho-beta-D-erythro-pentofuranosid-2-ulose 2-reductase, with product MKDAFGAPQSLLLLGGTSRIGLATARRLIARRTRTVWLAGRPSPGLESAAAELRALGAYVRTVDFDALDSESHETALGKIFTEGDIDMVLLAFGILGDQERDEEEPLSAVRVAQTNYTGAVSAGLVCAGALQEQGHGSLVVLSSVAGERARRADFIYGSSKAGLDAFAQGLGDALHGTGVHVMVVRPGFVRSRTTAGVAGARLATTPEAVADAIVTGLRRRSETVWVPGALRVVMSALRHVPRPLFRRLPV from the coding sequence GTGAAGGACGCCTTCGGTGCCCCGCAGTCCCTGCTCTTGCTCGGTGGCACGTCCCGGATCGGGCTGGCGACCGCGCGCCGTCTGATCGCCCGCCGCACCCGCACGGTCTGGCTGGCCGGACGCCCCTCGCCCGGACTGGAGTCGGCCGCGGCGGAACTGCGCGCCCTGGGCGCGTACGTCCGTACCGTCGACTTCGACGCCCTGGACTCCGAGTCCCATGAGACCGCCCTCGGCAAGATCTTCACCGAGGGCGACATCGACATGGTGCTGCTCGCGTTCGGCATCCTCGGGGACCAGGAGCGCGACGAGGAGGAGCCGCTCTCCGCGGTACGGGTCGCCCAGACCAACTACACGGGGGCCGTCTCCGCCGGCCTGGTGTGCGCCGGCGCGCTCCAGGAGCAGGGTCACGGATCGCTGGTGGTGCTGTCCTCGGTGGCGGGCGAGCGGGCCCGCCGCGCCGACTTCATCTACGGATCGAGCAAGGCGGGACTGGACGCGTTCGCCCAGGGGCTGGGCGACGCTCTGCACGGCACCGGGGTGCATGTGATGGTCGTACGCCCCGGCTTCGTACGGTCGAGGACGACGGCGGGGGTGGCCGGGGCGCGGCTCGCGACGACCCCGGAGGCGGTCGCGGACGCGATCGTGACAGGGCTGCGGCGGCGCTCGGAGACGGTGTGGGTACCGGGCGCGCTGCGGGTCGTGATGTCGGCGCTGCGCCATGTGCCGCGGCCGCTCTTCCGGCGTCTTCCGGTCTGA
- a CDS encoding 2'-5' RNA ligase family protein translates to MGTVTLGVSIAVPEPYGSLLQERRASFGDPAAYGIPTHVTLLPPTEAEAADLPAVERHLARIATGGRPFPMRLSGTGTFRPLSPVVYVQVVEGASACAWLQKRVRDASGPLMRELQFPYHPHVTVAHDIAEEAMDRAYAELSDYEASWTCGSFALYEQGPDAVWRKINEFPFGAEGSAPAVPAQGGSSVDEPSLQP, encoded by the coding sequence GTGGGGACCGTAACGCTCGGCGTTTCGATCGCGGTCCCGGAGCCCTACGGCAGCCTGCTCCAGGAGCGGCGCGCGAGCTTCGGGGACCCTGCCGCATACGGCATTCCCACCCACGTCACCCTTCTCCCGCCGACCGAGGCCGAGGCGGCCGACCTGCCCGCGGTCGAACGGCATCTTGCCCGGATCGCGACCGGCGGCCGCCCCTTTCCGATGCGGCTGTCCGGGACGGGGACCTTCCGGCCCCTGTCGCCGGTCGTCTACGTCCAGGTCGTCGAGGGCGCCTCGGCGTGCGCCTGGCTGCAGAAGCGGGTGCGCGACGCGTCCGGCCCGCTGATGCGCGAGCTGCAGTTCCCGTACCACCCGCACGTGACCGTGGCGCACGACATCGCCGAGGAGGCGATGGACCGGGCGTACGCGGAGCTCTCCGACTACGAGGCGTCCTGGACCTGCGGTTCCTTCGCGCTGTACGAGCAGGGTCCGGACGCCGTCTGGCGCAAGATCAACGAGTTCCCGTTCGGGGCGGAGGGATCCGCTCCCGCGGTACCCGCGCAGGGCGGCAGTTCCGTGGACGAGCCGTCCCTGCAGCCCTGA
- the trpS gene encoding tryptophan--tRNA ligase yields MASERPRVLSGIQPTAGSFHLGNYLGAVRQWVALQESHDAFYMVVDLHAITIPQDPVELRANTRLAAAQLLAAGLDPERCTLFVQSHVPEHAQLGWVMNCLTGFGEASRMTQFKDKSAKQGADRATVGLFTYPVLQVADILLYQANQVPVGEDQRQHIELTRDLAERFNARFGETFTIPDPYILKETAKIFDLQDPSSKMSKSAATPKGLINLLDEPKATAKKVKSAVTDTDTVIRFDRAEKPGVSNLLTIYSTLTGSGIEDLEQKYEGKGYGALKTDLAEVMVEFVTPFRTRTQEYLDDPESLDSILAKGAEKARAVAAETLALTYDRMGFLPAKH; encoded by the coding sequence ATGGCCTCTGAACGCCCCCGCGTGCTCTCCGGAATCCAGCCCACCGCAGGCTCGTTCCACCTCGGCAACTACCTCGGTGCGGTCCGCCAGTGGGTGGCGCTGCAGGAGTCCCACGACGCCTTCTACATGGTCGTGGACCTGCACGCGATCACCATTCCGCAGGACCCCGTCGAGCTTCGTGCGAACACCCGGCTCGCCGCCGCCCAGCTGCTCGCCGCCGGACTCGACCCGGAACGCTGCACGCTCTTCGTCCAGAGCCATGTCCCCGAGCACGCTCAGCTCGGCTGGGTGATGAACTGCCTCACGGGCTTCGGCGAGGCATCCCGGATGACGCAGTTCAAGGACAAGTCCGCAAAGCAGGGCGCCGACCGGGCCACCGTCGGCCTCTTCACCTACCCGGTCCTCCAGGTCGCGGACATCCTGCTGTACCAGGCCAACCAGGTCCCGGTCGGCGAGGACCAGCGCCAGCACATCGAGCTCACCCGCGACCTCGCCGAGCGCTTCAACGCCCGGTTCGGTGAGACCTTCACCATCCCGGACCCGTACATCCTCAAGGAGACGGCGAAGATCTTCGATCTTCAGGACCCGTCGTCCAAGATGAGCAAGTCGGCGGCCACCCCGAAGGGGCTGATCAACCTCCTCGACGAGCCGAAGGCCACGGCCAAGAAGGTCAAGAGCGCGGTCACCGACACGGACACGGTCATCCGCTTCGACCGCGCCGAGAAGCCGGGCGTCAGCAACCTCCTGACCATCTACTCCACCCTCACCGGATCCGGTATCGAGGATCTGGAGCAGAAGTACGAGGGCAAGGGTTACGGTGCGTTGAAGACCGACCTCGCAGAGGTGATGGTCGAGTTCGTCACACCGTTCCGGACCCGCACCCAGGAATACCTCGACGACCCCGAGTCGCTGGACTCGATCCTGGCCAAGGGCGCGGAGAAGGCCCGAGCGGTGGCCGCCGAGACCCTGGCGCTGACCTACGACCGGATGGGCTTTCTGCCCGCGAAGCACTGA
- a CDS encoding RNA polymerase sigma factor produces the protein MIARVRAGEAEAYAQLVRAHTGVALRAAVAFGAGPDAEDVVQSAFFKAYQSLGRFREGAAFRPWLLRIVVNETRNTVRSAGRARAVAGREAILRGADPVIPESADPAVAALAEERRTLLTAALDELSEEHRRVVTYRYLLEMDEAETAQALGWPRGTVKSRLNRALKKLEKKLGTTADGRGTDRREAGGGEGHE, from the coding sequence GTGATCGCTCGTGTGCGCGCCGGGGAGGCGGAGGCATACGCGCAGCTCGTGCGTGCCCACACAGGCGTCGCCCTGCGGGCCGCGGTCGCCTTCGGGGCGGGGCCCGACGCCGAGGATGTGGTGCAGTCGGCGTTCTTCAAGGCGTACCAGTCGCTGGGCCGTTTCCGGGAGGGGGCGGCATTCCGGCCTTGGCTGCTGCGGATCGTGGTGAATGAGACGAGGAACACAGTCCGGTCGGCGGGCCGGGCGCGGGCGGTGGCCGGGCGCGAGGCGATACTGCGGGGCGCCGATCCGGTGATACCGGAGTCGGCGGATCCGGCGGTGGCGGCGCTCGCGGAGGAACGGCGGACGCTGCTGACAGCCGCGCTCGACGAGCTGAGCGAGGAGCATCGGCGGGTCGTCACGTACCGCTACCTGCTGGAGATGGACGAGGCGGAGACGGCACAGGCCCTGGGCTGGCCACGGGGGACGGTGAAGTCCCGGCTGAACCGCGCCCTGAAAAAGCTGGAGAAGAAGCTCGGGACGACTGCGGACGGTCGAGGGACGGACAGGCGAGAGGCGGGAGGGGGTGAGGGGCATGAGTGA
- the rocD gene encoding ornithine--oxo-acid transaminase has product MSTTETAIASAEAHSAHNYHPLPVVVASAEGAWMTDVEGRRYLDMLAGYSALNFGHGNRRLIEAAKAQLDRVTLTSRAFHHDRFADFCTQLAELCGMEMVLPMNTGAEAVETAVKTARKWGYRVKGVPDGMAKIIVASNNFHGRTTTIISFSTDQEARTDFGPYTPGFEIVPYGDLTALRAAMTDNTVAVLLEPIQGEAGVLVPPPGYLPRVRELTRERDVLFIADEIQSGLGRTGKTFACEHEGVVPDMYVLGKALGGGVVPVSAVVSSAAVLGVYRPGEHGSTFGGNPLACAVALEVIAMLRTGEFQQRATELGDHLHQELGLMVGGGAVETVRGRGLWAGVDIAPGHGTGREVSEKLMDRRVLVKDTHGSTIRIAPPLVISKEDLDWGLEQLREVLRG; this is encoded by the coding sequence GTGTCGACCACGGAAACCGCCATCGCCTCCGCCGAGGCGCACAGCGCGCACAACTACCATCCGCTTCCGGTCGTCGTCGCCTCGGCGGAAGGCGCCTGGATGACCGATGTCGAAGGCCGGCGCTATCTCGACATGCTCGCGGGCTACTCGGCGCTCAACTTCGGACATGGCAACCGACGCCTGATCGAGGCGGCCAAGGCACAGCTGGACCGGGTGACCCTGACCTCGCGCGCCTTCCATCACGACCGGTTCGCCGACTTCTGTACGCAGCTCGCCGAGTTGTGCGGCATGGAGATGGTGCTGCCCATGAACACCGGGGCGGAGGCCGTGGAGACCGCGGTGAAGACCGCCCGCAAGTGGGGTTACCGGGTGAAGGGCGTCCCGGACGGCATGGCGAAGATCATCGTTGCGTCGAACAACTTCCACGGCCGGACGACGACCATCATCAGTTTCTCCACGGACCAGGAGGCGCGGACGGACTTCGGCCCCTACACGCCGGGGTTCGAGATCGTGCCGTACGGGGACCTGACCGCGCTGCGTGCGGCGATGACGGACAACACCGTGGCGGTGCTGCTGGAGCCGATCCAGGGCGAGGCCGGGGTGCTGGTGCCACCGCCCGGCTACCTCCCACGGGTGCGCGAGCTGACCCGCGAGCGGGATGTGCTCTTCATCGCGGACGAGATCCAGTCGGGTCTGGGCCGGACGGGCAAGACCTTCGCCTGCGAGCACGAGGGTGTCGTGCCGGACATGTATGTGCTCGGCAAGGCGCTGGGCGGCGGCGTGGTACCGGTGTCGGCCGTGGTCTCGTCGGCCGCGGTGCTCGGGGTGTACCGGCCGGGTGAGCACGGCTCGACGTTCGGCGGCAACCCTCTCGCCTGTGCGGTCGCGCTGGAGGTCATCGCGATGCTGCGCACCGGCGAGTTCCAGCAGCGGGCCACGGAGTTGGGCGACCACCTCCATCAGGAGCTGGGACTGATGGTGGGTGGCGGCGCGGTGGAGACGGTGCGGGGCCGCGGGCTGTGGGCGGGAGTCGACATCGCCCCGGGTCATGGCACGGGTCGGGAGGTCTCCGAGAAGCTGATGGACCGCCGGGTGCTGGTCAAGGACACCCACGGTTCGACGATCCGGATCGCTCCGCCTCTGGTGATCAGCAAGGAGGACCTGGACTGGGGCCTGGAGCAACTGCGCGAAGTACTGCGCGGCTGA
- a CDS encoding glutathionylspermidine synthase family protein, which yields MERRTTEPRPGWQETVEEQGIVYPLTRYPDGSLRPYWDESAYYVFSLPEVEALEDVVEELHTMCLAAAAHIVEQDRFADLGITDRRLAALITESWRRRAELPSLYGRFDLSYDGTGPAKMLEYNADTPTSLVEAASAQWFWMEDRFPDADQWNSLHERLVAAWKRQAALLPPGPLHFAHSEGDELGEDLMTVAYLRETAEQAGLDTEALSVEKIGWDRLTGRFVDDRLRFIRSCFKLYPWEWLATDRFGPHVLDTLDNGGGTGTTCWIEPAWKMLLSNKALLAVLWELYPGHPNLLPSYLDGPRELAGDGNGGGGIGYVAKPLLGREGAGVTIHEPGSPVVTRDEPCCYQELAPLPDFDGNRVVLGAWVVEDESAGLGIRESAGLVTDEYARFLPHVIL from the coding sequence ATGGAACGCCGCACCACCGAACCGCGCCCCGGCTGGCAGGAGACCGTCGAGGAGCAGGGGATCGTCTATCCGCTGACCCGTTACCCGGACGGATCGCTGCGCCCCTACTGGGACGAGAGCGCCTACTACGTCTTCTCGCTGCCCGAGGTCGAGGCGCTGGAGGACGTGGTCGAGGAGCTGCACACGATGTGCCTGGCTGCCGCCGCGCACATCGTCGAGCAGGACCGCTTCGCCGACCTCGGCATCACCGACCGGCGACTGGCCGCTCTGATCACCGAGTCGTGGCGGCGTCGCGCCGAACTGCCGTCCCTGTACGGCCGGTTCGACCTGAGCTACGACGGAACCGGCCCGGCGAAGATGCTGGAGTACAACGCCGACACCCCCACCTCACTCGTGGAGGCGGCCAGTGCCCAGTGGTTCTGGATGGAGGACCGCTTCCCGGACGCCGACCAGTGGAACTCCCTTCACGAACGCCTCGTCGCGGCATGGAAGCGGCAGGCCGCACTGCTGCCACCGGGGCCGCTGCATTTCGCCCACTCCGAGGGGGACGAACTCGGCGAGGACCTGATGACGGTCGCGTATCTCCGCGAGACCGCCGAACAGGCCGGGCTCGACACGGAGGCGCTCTCCGTGGAAAAGATCGGCTGGGACCGGCTGACCGGACGGTTCGTCGACGACCGGCTCCGCTTCATCCGTAGCTGCTTCAAGCTCTACCCGTGGGAGTGGCTGGCGACCGATCGCTTCGGCCCCCATGTCCTGGACACCCTCGACAACGGCGGCGGCACGGGCACCACCTGCTGGATCGAGCCCGCCTGGAAGATGCTCCTGTCCAACAAGGCGCTGCTGGCCGTCCTCTGGGAGCTCTATCCGGGGCACCCGAATCTGCTGCCCTCCTATCTCGACGGTCCTCGCGAACTGGCCGGGGACGGGAACGGTGGAGGTGGCATCGGCTATGTCGCCAAGCCACTGCTCGGCCGTGAGGGCGCCGGCGTCACGATCCATGAGCCGGGAAGTCCCGTGGTGACACGGGACGAGCCGTGCTGCTACCAGGAGCTCGCCCCGCTGCCGGACTTCGACGGCAACCGGGTCGTGCTGGGCGCCTGGGTCGTCGAGGACGAGTCCGCGGGGCTCGGCATCCGGGAATCGGCGGGGCTGGTGACGGACGAGTACGCACGCTTCCTGCCTCACGTCATCCTTTAG